One Thiocapsa sp. genomic window, ATCCTTCTCTCGTGGGCTAAGGTCCATGATCGGCTCCTGGTCGTCGCTGTCTGTAGACGCAATGATAGCCCGACAGGGGAATGAATCCGCGTCTGAAGCGTTACGCGCCGTCGTTTGCCGCGATCACGGCCCGCTCGGGCCGACGGGCATGGTCGCGGATTTGGCGCAATACAACCATTTCATTCTATTCGAAAGCGCGTCCGCCGTGGCGCGGATCGACTCATGCAATGTCGGTGTCGGGTACGGACCGCGCGGGGAAGATCCGGCAGGAGGCGGTTCACGTCGCCCAGATCCGAGGCATCGATGCGTCCAAACCCAACAGACCGGGACGCAAATCGGACCAGAGACGTCTGAACAGACGGCTGACCGGCTCGACCTCGGGTGCGAGCGCGCGGATCACCAAGAGGTCATCGATCAGGGTCGCACCGACCGGATAAGCCGCGGCCTCGCTCAGACGATGCCGAGCAGCGTCGAGCGCGTCGGCGCGGGCTCCGGTGGCGACAAAGGTGGCGCAGACTGCGAAACCGCGCAAGCCGGCGGGTCCGTCCAGGCTCGACATGCCCGCCACGCGCAGCCGATCGGTCAAGACCGGCCGCTCGTCGCGCGACAGTCTCATGGCGATCTCGGCTCGCCCCTCGCCGAAGCGTTCGCCGATCGCCGGGCGTCCGAGACAGGAGATCTCCCAACCGATAAAACGGGCGTCGCCAGAGAGCTCGACCTGGGTGTTCAGGCGACATGATGCGCCGGGAAAGAAGATGTTTTCGTGCGGAAACCATTCGAGAACGCCGCCCGCGGCCACGACCAGACGTTGCGTCTGCAGACCGATTGGTCCGGCACTGCGATAGAATTTCGTGGCCCCCGGCGCCGTGACCAAGGCATGTGCGCCGCTCGCCACCCGGATCTCGAGCTCCAGCCGATCGCCTCCGACCACGCCGCCGGGTGGATGCAGGAGATAGAGATGACAGGGCGCACCCTCGGGATGGAAGAGGCGCTGGATGGTCAAGGGGCCGATCCGGCGCGTGTCCACGACCCGGCTGCGCCCGGCACGCGGAGCGATCGCGATCTCGAGTCGGGCGCGCCAACCGGCCGACTGACCGGGTGACGCCAAGCGCGAGACGGCAGGCTCCGTCACCCGGT contains:
- a CDS encoding urease accessory protein UreD gives rise to the protein MTEPAVSRLASPGQSAGWRARLEIAIAPRAGRSRVVDTRRIGPLTIQRLFHPEGAPCHLYLLHPPGGVVGGDRLELEIRVASGAHALVTAPGATKFYRSAGPIGLQTQRLVVAAGGVLEWFPHENIFFPGASCRLNTQVELSGDARFIGWEISCLGRPAIGERFGEGRAEIAMRLSRDERPVLTDRLRVAGMSSLDGPAGLRGFAVCATFVATGARADALDAARHRLSEAAAYPVGATLIDDLLVIRALAPEVEPVSRLFRRLWSDLRPGLLGLDASMPRIWAT